The Mycobacterium haemophilum DSM 44634 sequence CCCCGGTCCGTCACCTGGGATCCGCCCGGCTTTACGCCCAACATGGGAGGGACGGGCGTCGTGAATGACACCGATCCCCGATTGGGCGGCCAATTCCGCGCCGACTGGGTAAACGGCCGGTGGCACATCGAATACCCGTACTGCTGATCGCCCCGCACAAAACTTTGCTAGCCGTGACAGATCTGCGCGGCGTACCTGGCCGCCGCACTCGGCGGCGTGGTGAGCCAAGAAGAGATGGTGAGCCCTGGGTTCACCAGGCCGTCGGTGATCCCGAGTTTCGCCAGGTCGAGGCTGATCCCGACGGTATCCGGAGCGGTCCTGGCGGCATGAGTCTCGTTGTCGGGCCGGACGTTCACCTTGTCGGTCCGCGGGGTGCCTTGGATGGCCGTGATCGACAAGCCATCGGCGCTCTGCTGCGGGCCCAGTTGAACGAATTTCGTGCCGTTGTTGGCGATGGTGTAAGTCAGCTCCGCGCCGACCCAACCCGCGGTCTGCGAATCCGTGCTCAGCGACGGCGGTAGTGGCTGGGCGAATCGAACCGCTAGCTGCAACACGTTGCTTCGTGGATGCGTGACATCAACCGAGGCCACCGTCATGGAAGACGGCGGCGTTGACCCGGACTGCACCTGGCAGATGAGTTTGCTCGGCAGCCGTGACCAGTCGGCTCGCGACGACTTCGTCCAAACCTGGAAGCCCACCACGACCACGATCAACAACAAGGCGACCGGAACGACCAATCGCAGCCCCGCCGGTGTCTTGTCCCATACCCGCCGGACGCCGCGCGCCGCGGCCGGTGACGGCGGTACTGAGCTGCCCGGCGGGCACGAGTTGAGGTCGATCAACTTAGGACACCTACTCCTGCTGAGGTCGCTCCCGCGAGGTCAGGTCCAAGACCCCGCAGCAACCCTTGCGAACTTGCGGGTTTTCGTCAGACCGTACTGGTAGCGGGCGAATGCGGACGGGAACTTGGCCGCGTCCGGCCAGGTGAGCCTGCCCACATCGATCTTCGCACGACCCATTCGATTGGGGGCTTCACAGCAAGCTACCGCATACTTGACACCATGCTGCCTGCGACATCACCGCAAACCGCTGATGCGGTGCTAGGTGGTGCGCTAGTAATTGATCGAGGTTTCTGATGGCGCGTTCTCGCGGTCCTCGGCATCGGCATCGCGCCGTTCGTAAGCCGTCACGAATCCGCATAGCGCTGACCCGGGGCTTCATGACGCTGACATCGCTCGTCGCGGTGCTGCTGACCGGAGCCGGCTATTGGGTAGCCCACGGTGCGCTGGGAGGCATCACCGTTTCGCAGGCCCTAACCGCGGACGATCCGCGATCCACCGACAACAACATCAACATCTTGCTCATCGGCTTGGACTCACGCAAAGACCAGCAGGGCAATGATCTGCCTTGGTCGATCCTGAAGCAGCTGCACGCTGGCGATTCCGACGACGGGGGCTATAACACCAACACCCTGATACTGGTGCACGTCGGTGCCGACAATAAGGCGGTCGCGTTTTCCATCCCCCGCGATGACTGGGTGGCCTTCAGCGGCGTTCCCGGATACAACCACATCAAGATCAAAGAGGCCTACGGGCTGACTAAGCAATATGTCGCGCAGCAGCTCGCCGATCAGGGTGTCGACGATCAGAAAGAGCTGGAGATGCGGGGGCGCGAAGCCGCCCGGGCGGCGACCTTGCGCGCGGTGCGAAGCCTGACCGGCGTGCCGATCGACTATTTCGCCGAGATCAATTTGGCCGGTTTCTACGATCTGGCCCACACCTTGGGCGGTGTTGAGGTGTGCCTCAATCACGCTGTCTACGACTCATATTCCGGTGCCGACTTCCCGGCCGGGCGACAGCGACTGGATGCTTCGGAGGCGCTCGCGTTTGTCCGGCAGCGTCATGGCCTCGACAACGGGGACCTCGACCGCACCCATCGACAGCAGGCATTCATATCCTCGGTCATGCGGGAGCTTCGGGACACGGGCACCTTCACCAACCTAGACAAGCTCAAGAGCCTGATGGCAGTGGCGCGCAAAGATGTCGTGCTGTCGGCGGGTTGGAACGAAGACCTGATCCAGCGATTGGGAGCGCTCGCGAACGGCGTGGGAGAAAACCGGGCCGAATTCCGGACGCTGCCGGTAGTGCGCTACGACAACATCGACGGCCAGGACGTCAACATCGTCGACCCGGCCGCGATCAAGGCTGAGGTGGCGTCGGCGATCGGCGCCGCCCCGCCCACCTCCGCAACCACCACCACGCCCAGCAAGCCGAATCCGTCCACCGTCGTGGACGTGATCAATGCCGGAAGCTTGACCGGACTCGCCAGCGAGGTGTCCCGGGCGCTGAAAAAGCACGGCTACACCGCGGGTCAGGTCCGCGACCGCAGCTCAGGCGAGCCGACTACCGCCTCGATTCAATACGGCGCCGGAGCGGACACCGATGCCCAGAACGTGGCCACCCTGCTCGGCATCGACGCCCCTAACCAAGCGGATCCCAAGTTGGCGTCCGGACACATCCGAGTGATCGTTGACACCAACTATTCATTGCCGGCCGCCGACGACAGCGCGACGGACGAAACCACCACCACTTCCAAGAAGACCGGCACCTATCCGCCGTACAGCTACGACACCAGCCCTTACCCCACGCCCGACCAAGGGCAACCCATCGACGGCGGCGGCGTCCCGTGCGTCAACTGACGTCGGATTGACCAGAACCTCTAGGGCGCTCCTCACGCATGTGTACCGCCGTCGATGCGGATTTCGGTGCCGGTGATGAACGCGCCGTCCTCAGACACCAGCATGGCGATCACGCCGGCGACGGCAGCAGGATCGGCCATCCCGGTGCGGCTGGATTCCAGTGTGGTGGGCAGTATCGGCATAAGCCTGGGAAACAGCGACCAATCGGCATCTTTCGGAATGTAGCCCCCCGCAGCATCGGTGAGCCCGGACTTGATGCTGCCTGGCGCGACGCAGACCGCGCGCAGACCCTCCTTCGCGTATTCGAGTGCCAATGAATGGGTAAAGGCCTGAATTCCACCCTTGCTCGCCGCGTATGCCGCCATGTATGGGTGCGCAAAAGATGCCGAAGTAGAGCTGAAATTGACGATCACGCTGCGTGAATTCGCCAGTAGCGCCGGCAGCGCTTCGCGGACCACCAGGAAGGTACCGGTCAGGTTGATGGCGATGATCTGATTCCACTGCTGAGTGCTGGTCTGGTGGGTGTGAGCGGCGCCCAAGATGCCGGCCGCGTTGATCAATGAATCCAAGCCGCCGAGCGTTTTGACTGCCCAGCACACGCCGTCGATGACGGAATCCTCGTTAGCGACATCCATCTGGATAGTGGTGAGCCGGTCGCCTGTTGCCGCCTCGTCGGCCCGAGCCTGAGTCTTGGCCAGCCCGTCCGCCACGATGTCGGCTCCCACCACGGTGGCACCCTCGTCCAGCAACCGCAACGCGGTGGCTTGACCAATGCCCGACGCCGCACCGGTCACTAGGATCCGATTGCCTCCGAGTCGTTGTTTCATGTAGCACATCTTTCACCATGCCTCCGAGGAACACGGCATGGTGGATGGCATGGACATCGGATTCATCGGCCTGGGGAACATGGGCAGCGGCATGG is a genomic window containing:
- a CDS encoding DUF2510 domain-containing protein, whose amino-acid sequence is MIDLNSCPPGSSVPPSPAAARGVRRVWDKTPAGLRLVVPVALLLIVVVVGFQVWTKSSRADWSRLPSKLICQVQSGSTPPSSMTVASVDVTHPRSNVLQLAVRFAQPLPPSLSTDSQTAGWVGAELTYTIANNGTKFVQLGPQQSADGLSITAIQGTPRTDKVNVRPDNETHAARTAPDTVGISLDLAKLGITDGLVNPGLTISSWLTTPPSAAARYAAQICHG
- a CDS encoding LCP family protein, with protein sequence MARSRGPRHRHRAVRKPSRIRIALTRGFMTLTSLVAVLLTGAGYWVAHGALGGITVSQALTADDPRSTDNNINILLIGLDSRKDQQGNDLPWSILKQLHAGDSDDGGYNTNTLILVHVGADNKAVAFSIPRDDWVAFSGVPGYNHIKIKEAYGLTKQYVAQQLADQGVDDQKELEMRGREAARAATLRAVRSLTGVPIDYFAEINLAGFYDLAHTLGGVEVCLNHAVYDSYSGADFPAGRQRLDASEALAFVRQRHGLDNGDLDRTHRQQAFISSVMRELRDTGTFTNLDKLKSLMAVARKDVVLSAGWNEDLIQRLGALANGVGENRAEFRTLPVVRYDNIDGQDVNIVDPAAIKAEVASAIGAAPPTSATTTTPSKPNPSTVVDVINAGSLTGLASEVSRALKKHGYTAGQVRDRSSGEPTTASIQYGAGADTDAQNVATLLGIDAPNQADPKLASGHIRVIVDTNYSLPAADDSATDETTTTSKKTGTYPPYSYDTSPYPTPDQGQPIDGGGVPCVN
- a CDS encoding SDR family NAD(P)-dependent oxidoreductase, giving the protein MKQRLGGNRILVTGAASGIGQATALRLLDEGATVVGADIVADGLAKTQARADEAATGDRLTTIQMDVANEDSVIDGVCWAVKTLGGLDSLINAAGILGAAHTHQTSTQQWNQIIAINLTGTFLVVREALPALLANSRSVIVNFSSTSASFAHPYMAAYAASKGGIQAFTHSLALEYAKEGLRAVCVAPGSIKSGLTDAAGGYIPKDADWSLFPRLMPILPTTLESSRTGMADPAAVAGVIAMLVSEDGAFITGTEIRIDGGTHA